The following proteins are encoded in a genomic region of Mobula hypostoma chromosome 25, sMobHyp1.1, whole genome shotgun sequence:
- the LOC134337651 gene encoding uncharacterized protein LOC134337651 translates to MSLSASPFSCFKPAPYPSLDPLTSSSSDPPPPPTPTPTPGIDKTDRQPGFRSPVPRHSPLLTVCVLPSYTEVPLSLDTPHCSLCVSYPHTPRSLCPSTLPTAHCVCPTLIHRGPSVPRHSPLLTVCVLPSYTEVPLSLDTPHCSLCVSYPHTPRSPCPSTLPTAHCVCPTLIHRGPSVPRHSPLLTVCVLPSYTEVPLSLDTPHCSLCVSYPHTPRSLCPSTLPTAHCVCPTLIHRGPSVPRHSPLLTVCVLPSYTEVPRPSTLPTVHSECPTLIHRGPSVPRHSPLLTVCVRPSYTEVPLSLDTPHCSLCVSYPHTPRSPCPSTLPTVHSECLTLIHRGPPVPRHSPPFTVCVLPSYTEVPLSLDTPHCSQCVSYPHTPRSPCPSTLPTVHGVCPTLIHRGPPVPRHSPLLTVSVLPSYTEVPLSLDTPHCSLCVSDPHTPRSLCPSTLPTAHCVCPTLIHRGPPVPRHCPPFTVSVSPSYTEVPLSLDTPHRSRCVSYPHTPRSPCPSTLPTVHSECLTLIHRGPPVPRHSPPFTVCVRPSYTEVPLSLDTPHCSLCVSYPHTPRSPCPSTLPTVHSECLTLIHRGPPVPRHSPPFTVSVSPSYTEVPLSLDTPHRSRCVSYPHTPRSPCPSTLPTVHSECLTLIHRGPPVPRHSPPFTVCVLPSYTEVPLSLDTPHCSLCVSDPHTPRSLCPSTLPTVHSECLTLIHRGPSVPRHSPPFTVSVLPSYTEVPLSLDTPHCSQ, encoded by the exons ATGTCATTGTCAGCGTCTCCGTTCAGCTG CTTCAAGCCTGCCCCCTACCCATCCCTGGACCCTCTCACCTCGTCCTCCTcggaccccccgcccccccccaccccgacgcCCACTCCGGGGATAGACAAGACAGACAGACAGCCTGGTTTCC gttcccctgtccctcgacactccccactgctcactgtgtgtgtcctaccctcatacaccgaggtccccctgtccctcgacactccccactgctcactgtgtgtgtcctaccctcatacaccgaggtccctctgtccctcgacactccccactgctcactgtgtgtgtcctaccctcatacaccgaggtccctctgtccctcgacactccccactgctcactgtgtgtgtcctaccctcatacaccgaggtccctctgtccctcgacactccccactgctcactgtgtgtgtcctaccctcatacaccgaggtccccctgtccctcgacactccccactgctcactgtgtgtgtcctaccctcatacaccgaggtccctctgtccctcgacactccccactgctcactgtgtgtgtcctaccctcatacaccgaggtccctctgtccctcgacactccccactgctcactgtgtgtgtcctaccctcatacaccgaggtccctctgtccctcgacactccccactgctcactgtgtgtgtccgaccctcatacaccgaggtccctctgtccctcgacactccccactgctcactgtgtgtgtcctaccctcatacaccgaggtcccccgtccctcgacactccccaccgttcacagtgagtgtcctaccctcatacaccgaggtccctctgtccctcgacactccccactgctcactgtgtgtgtccgaccctcatacaccgaggtccctctgtccctcgacactccccactgctcactgtgtgtgtcctaccctcatacaccgaggtccccctgtccctcgacactccccaccgttcacagtgAGTGTCTcaccctcatacaccgaggtccccctgtccctcgacactccccaccgttcacggtgtgtgtcctaccctcatacaccgaggtccccctgtccctcgacactccccactgctcacagtgtgtgtcctaccctcatacaccgaggtccccctgtccctcgacactccccaccgttcacggtgtgtgtcctaccctcatacaccgaggtccccctgtccctcgacactccccactgctCACAGtgagtgtcctaccctcgtacaccgaggtccccctgtccctcgacactccccactgctcactgtgtgtgtccgaccctcatacaccgaggtccctctgtccctcgacactccccactgctcactgtgtgtgtcctaccctcatacaccgaggtccccctgtccctcgacactgcCCACCGTTCACAGTGAGTGTCTcaccctcatacaccgaggtccccctgtccctcgacactccccaccgttcacggtgtgtgtcctaccctcatacaccgaggtccccctgtccctcgacactccccaccgttcacagtgAGTGTCTcaccctcatacaccgaggtccccctgtccctcgacactccccaccgttcacggtgtgtgtccgaccctcatacaccgaggtccctctgtccctcgacactccccactgctcactgtgtgtgtcctaccctcatacaccgaggtccccctgtccctcgacactccccaccgttcacagtgAGTGTCTcaccctcatacaccgaggtccccctgtccctcgacactccccaccgttcacagtgAGTGTCTcaccctcatacaccgaggtccccctgtccctcgacactccccaccgttcacggtgtgtgtcctaccctcatacaccgaggtccccctgtccctcgacactccccaccgttcacagtgAGTGTCTcaccctcatacaccgaggtccccctgtccctcgacactccccaccgttcacggtgtgtgtcctaccctcatacaccgaggtccctctgtccctcgacactccccactgctcactgtgtgtgtccgaccctcatacaccgaggtccctctgtccctcgacactccccactgttCACAGTGAGTGTCTcaccctcatacaccgaggtccctctgtccctcgacactccccaccgttcacagtgagtgtcctaccctcatacaccgaggtccccctgtccctcgacactccccactgttCACAGTGA